The following proteins come from a genomic window of Nocardioides albertanoniae:
- a CDS encoding glycosyltransferase has protein sequence MTADLVSTAPKAEENPQVRTTIDLVVPVYNEEHGLEASVRHLDGYLRRLPYPVTITIADNASTDDTWRIAERLASEIPRVRAIHLDEKGRGRALRAAWSTSQADVVGYMDVDLSTDLRALPPLLAPLLSGHSDLAIGTRLAHGSRIRRGAKRDLLSKGYNLLLRGILSAGFTDAQCGFKAIRRDVAEQLLPLVEDDSWFFDTELLVLASEAGLRIHEVPVDWVDDPDSRVDIAATVKEDLRGIARLLTGVASGRIDLRQVASARSATGAAAAPERALPEQLVRFAAVGVISTLAYVVLYSVLRVSVDAQAANLISLLVTAVANTAANRRLTFGITARQGAVRHHVAGLTAFGIGLALTSGSLGLLHWAAPYASHMAELSVLVLANATATLLRFVILRWVMRPRDGQ, from the coding sequence ATGACCGCCGATCTCGTCTCGACAGCACCGAAGGCCGAGGAGAATCCGCAGGTCAGAACAACGATCGACCTGGTCGTCCCGGTCTACAACGAGGAGCACGGCCTGGAAGCCTCCGTACGCCACCTCGACGGCTATCTCCGCCGGCTCCCCTACCCGGTGACGATCACGATCGCCGACAACGCCAGCACGGACGACACCTGGCGCATCGCCGAACGGCTGGCCTCGGAGATCCCGCGGGTGAGGGCGATCCATCTCGACGAGAAGGGTCGTGGCCGTGCGCTCAGAGCGGCGTGGTCGACCTCGCAGGCGGACGTGGTCGGCTACATGGACGTCGACCTCTCCACCGACCTGCGTGCGCTGCCACCACTGCTCGCCCCGCTGCTCTCGGGTCATTCCGACCTCGCCATCGGCACCCGGCTCGCCCACGGCAGCCGGATCCGGCGCGGCGCCAAGCGCGACCTGCTGTCGAAGGGCTACAACCTGCTGCTCCGGGGCATCCTCTCCGCGGGCTTCACCGACGCCCAGTGCGGCTTCAAGGCGATCCGGCGAGACGTGGCCGAGCAGCTGCTGCCGCTGGTCGAGGACGACAGCTGGTTCTTCGACACCGAGCTGCTCGTGCTCGCCTCCGAGGCCGGCCTGCGCATCCACGAGGTGCCCGTCGACTGGGTCGACGACCCCGACTCGCGCGTCGACATCGCCGCCACGGTCAAGGAGGACCTACGCGGCATCGCCCGGCTCCTCACCGGGGTGGCCTCGGGGCGGATCGATCTGCGCCAGGTGGCCTCGGCCCGGTCCGCCACCGGAGCCGCGGCGGCACCCGAGCGGGCCCTCCCCGAGCAGCTGGTGAGGTTCGCCGCGGTCGGGGTGATCAGCACCCTGGCGTACGTCGTGCTCTACTCCGTGCTCCGCGTCTCGGTCGATGCCCAGGCGGCGAACCTGATCAGCCTGCTGGTGACCGCGGTGGCCAACACCGCCGCCAACCGCCGGCTGACCTTCGGGATCACCGCGCGGCAGGGCGCCGTCAGACATCACGTCGCCGGGCTGACGGCCTTCGGGATCGGGCTCGCCCTGACCTCCGGGTCGCTCGGCCTGCTGCACTGGGCCGCTCCGTACGCCTCCCACATGGCGGAGCTGAGCGTGCTCGTGCTCGCCAACGCGACCGCGACGCTGCTGCGGTTCGTCATCCTCCGGTGGGTGATGCGCCCTCGCGACGGGCAGTGA
- a CDS encoding ArnT family glycosyltransferase, whose product MSESGYANQYYSAAAQAGGESWKAWFFGALDAGGSITVDKPPASLWVMGLAVRIFGLSSWSILVPQALMGVGTVGLTYGIVRKVAPWQAAIAAGAFTALTPAAALMFRFNNPDALLLLLLVGAAFSTLKAIETGRARWMVLAGALLGFGFLTKMLQAFLIVPAIAVVYLIAGRGTLPRRIVHGVACFAAMVVSAGWYIAIVELVPASARPYIDGSTGNSLLELTLGYNGIGRLNGGDFGGLGNAGFSSAAGALRLFQGVSGGMVSWLLPAALVLLAAGLVALRRAPRTDLTRAALLLSGVTMLVTGLVFSFMAGIYHDYYVVALAPWVAITAVVGTVVVWRHRDHLAARIALAIAMAASAIWAWVLLGQSDQQPYDTLRWPVLIIGLGAAAGFVFADRLTRRAAVALLATAAVAAGVGPAAYAISTIGTPHTGSIVTAGPYEGDGMGAPGGRRVRMAGGGPGGQTQNGAPPAGQMPDGQMPGGQMPGGQTPGGTNGQTQQMPGGQTGGMRAGGPAGGPMGGGQVDEELADAVSTNAGNYTWVAASIGSQTAAGLQLETGEAVMAIGGFNGTSNSISLEQFKAYVADGQIHYFISGGGMGGMRGGPGGSGNETSSASEITAWVEDNFTETTIGSSTVYDLSEGAS is encoded by the coding sequence TTGTCCGAGTCCGGCTACGCCAACCAGTATTACTCCGCAGCCGCCCAAGCCGGCGGCGAGAGCTGGAAGGCGTGGTTCTTCGGGGCGCTCGACGCGGGCGGCTCGATCACGGTCGACAAGCCGCCGGCGTCGTTGTGGGTGATGGGCCTGGCTGTACGCATCTTCGGACTGTCGTCGTGGAGCATCCTGGTGCCGCAGGCGCTGATGGGTGTGGGCACGGTCGGCCTGACGTACGGGATCGTCAGGAAGGTCGCGCCGTGGCAGGCGGCGATCGCGGCGGGGGCGTTCACGGCGCTGACGCCGGCGGCGGCGCTGATGTTCCGGTTCAACAACCCCGACGCGCTGCTGCTCCTGCTGCTGGTCGGAGCGGCATTCTCGACGCTGAAGGCGATCGAGACGGGTAGGGCCCGGTGGATGGTGCTGGCCGGGGCGCTGCTCGGCTTCGGGTTCCTCACCAAGATGCTGCAGGCGTTCCTGATCGTCCCGGCGATCGCGGTGGTCTACCTGATCGCGGGCAGGGGCACGCTCCCGAGGCGCATCGTGCACGGCGTCGCCTGCTTCGCCGCGATGGTCGTCTCGGCCGGCTGGTACATCGCGATCGTCGAGCTCGTCCCCGCCTCCGCGAGGCCCTACATCGACGGCTCGACGGGCAACTCGCTCCTCGAGCTGACGCTCGGCTACAACGGCATCGGGCGGCTCAACGGCGGTGACTTCGGTGGCCTCGGCAACGCCGGGTTCTCGAGCGCAGCCGGCGCCCTCCGCCTCTTCCAGGGCGTCTCCGGCGGCATGGTCTCGTGGCTGCTGCCGGCCGCGCTCGTCCTGCTCGCCGCCGGCCTGGTCGCGCTGCGCAGGGCACCGCGCACCGACCTCACCCGTGCCGCGCTGCTGCTCAGCGGCGTCACGATGCTCGTGACCGGCCTGGTCTTCTCGTTCATGGCGGGCATCTACCACGACTACTACGTGGTCGCGCTCGCTCCGTGGGTCGCGATCACCGCGGTCGTCGGCACCGTCGTCGTCTGGCGCCACCGCGACCACCTCGCCGCCCGCATCGCTCTCGCGATCGCCATGGCCGCCAGCGCCATCTGGGCGTGGGTGCTCCTCGGGCAGTCCGACCAGCAGCCGTACGACACGCTGCGCTGGCCCGTGCTGATCATCGGTCTCGGCGCCGCTGCCGGGTTCGTCTTCGCAGACCGGCTCACCCGTCGCGCCGCGGTCGCGCTGCTCGCGACGGCTGCCGTCGCCGCTGGTGTCGGGCCGGCGGCGTACGCCATCTCGACGATCGGCACCCCGCACACGGGATCGATCGTCACCGCTGGGCCCTACGAGGGCGATGGCATGGGCGCACCCGGCGGTCGCCGGGTGCGGATGGCCGGCGGTGGTCCGGGCGGTCAGACCCAGAACGGCGCCCCGCCGGCGGGCCAGATGCCCGACGGTCAGATGCCTGGCGGTCAGATGCCTGGCGGTCAGACGCCCGGCGGCACGAACGGCCAGACCCAGCAGATGCCTGGCGGACAGACGGGCGGCATGCGAGCTGGTGGTCCCGCCGGCGGCCCGATGGGTGGCGGCCAGGTCGACGAGGAGCTCGCCGACGCGGTGAGTACGAACGCCGGCAACTACACCTGGGTGGCGGCGTCGATCGGGTCGCAGACCGCAGCGGGTCTCCAGCTGGAGACCGGTGAGGCGGTGATGGCGATCGGTGGGTTCAACGGCACCTCCAACAGCATCTCGCTCGAGCAGTTCAAGGCGTACGTCGCCGACGGTCAGATCCACTACTTCATCTCCGGCGGCGGGATGGGCGGCATGCGCGGGGGCCCCGGTGGCAGCGGCAACGAGACCTCCAGCGCCTCCGAGATCACCGCGTGGGTGGAGGACAACTTCACCGAGACCACGATCGGAAGCTCGACGGTCTACGACCTGAGCGAGGGTGCCTCATGA